Proteins from a genomic interval of Zingiber officinale cultivar Zhangliang chromosome 2A, Zo_v1.1, whole genome shotgun sequence:
- the LOC122041931 gene encoding 4-coumarate--CoA ligase-like 7 — MSPVPLKMEPPSAPSLDPRSGFDAASRIFHSLRPHVPLPPPDRPLSFPAYALSLLPCPLPSHPALVNAATGHAISFADLLSQVRSLAAALRSRIGLAKGHVVFILAPASLDVPALCLALLSIGAVISPVNPASTPAELARLVALSVPRIAFATSDSAGKLPRNVTAVLIDSPRFRSLFDGDGGGVVEVEVEQSDVAVIHYSSGTTGMVKAAALSHRNFIAKVAGFHATRKPKAEAELFLLGAPLFHGMGLCFLLKALASGETTVVMGGRAGVKQMLQAAERYRVTAMTASPPVVVAMAKWPEPLDLEALETITCGGAPLPVAAAVRFMVRFPRVEIRQGYGCTEGGPISWMICKEECRRVRSAGRLSHNVEAMLVDNATGERLSIGQTGELWVRSPSVMLGYVGNEQANAITFDANGWLKTGDLCYFDEDGFLHVVDRLKELIKYKAHQVAPAELEHLLRCLPGIADAAVVPYPDEEAGQIPMALIVPQPGSNLSGIEIMELIAKQVAPYKNIRKVVFTNYIPKTPSGKILRAALRNHAVFNSLSKL, encoded by the exons ATGTCACCTGTTCCACTAAAAATGGAACCTCCATCGGCGCCGTCCCTTGATCCGCGCAGCGGCTTCGACGCCGCATCCAGAATCTTCCACAGCCTGCGTCCTCACGTCCCGCTTCCGCCGCCCGATCGTCCCCTCTCCTTCCCCGCCTACGCCTTGTCCCTCCTCCCCTGCCCCCTCCCCTCCCACCCCGCCCTCGTCAATGCCGCCACCGGCCACGCCATCTCCTTCGCCGATCTCCTCTCCCAGGTCCGCTCCCTAGCCGCCGCACTCCGCTCCCGCATCGGCCTCGCCAAGGGCCACGTCGTCTTCATCCTCGCCCCCGCAAGCCTCGACGTCCCCGCCCTCTGCCTCGCGCTCCTCTCCATCGGCGCGGTTATTTCGCCCGTCAATCCCGCCTCCACCCCGGCCGAGCTCGCCCGCCTCGTCGCCCTCTCCGTTCCTCGCATCGCCTTCGCCACATCCGACAGCGCGGGCAAGCTCCCCCGCAACGTGACCGCCGTCCTCATCGATTCGCCCCGCTTCCGCTCGTTATTCGACGGCGACGGAGGAGGAGTCGTGGAGGTGGAGGTCGAGCAGTCGGACGTGGCCGTCATACATTACTCCTCTGGTACGACGGGAATGGTGAAGGCAGCCGCGCTGTCGCATCGCAACTTCATCGCGAAGGTCGCGGGATTCCACGCGACCAGGAAACCGAAGGCGGAGGCAGAGCTGTTTCTCCTGGGAGCCCCCTTGTTCCATGGGATGGGTTTATGCTTTCTGCTGAAAGCCCTGGCGTCGGGCGAGACGACTGTGGTGATGGGGGGCAGGGCAGGCGTGAAGCAAATGCTACAGGCGGCAGAGAGGTATCGGGTGACCGCCATGACGGCGTCGCCTCCCGTGGTGGTCGCGATGGCAAAGTGGCCGGAGCCGCTAGACCTAGAAGCTCTGGAGACAATCACCTGTGGCGGCGCGCCACTCCCTGTGGCAGCAGCCGTGCGATTCATGGTGCGATTTCCACGCGTCGAGATCCGTCAG GGATATGGATGCACTGAAGGTGGACCCATATCTTGGATGATCTGTAAAGAAGAGTGTCGTCGGGTTAGGTCTGCTGGTCGCCTCTCCCACAACGTTGAAGCTATGCTTGTGGATAATGCCACAGGAGAAAGATTGTCAATTGGCCAAACTGGAGAACTATGGGTTAGAAGCCCTTCCGTCATGCTAG GTTACGTCGGAAATGAGCAAGCAAATGCAATCACCTTCGATGCCAATGGTTGGTTGAAGACTGGCGACCTCTGTTACTTTGATGAGGATGGATTTCTTCACGTTGTGGATCGGTTGAAGGAATTGATTAAATATAAAGCCCATCAG GTTGCACCTGCTGAATTAGAGCATTTGCTTCGATGTCTACCGGGGATTGCCGATGCTGCAGTGGTTCC TTATCCGGACGAGGAAGCAGGCCAAATACCTATGGCTTTAATAGTTCCACAGCCAGGATCCAACCTCAGTGGAATAGAAATAATGGAACTCATCGCGAAGCAG GTGGCGCCTTACAAGAATATTCGCAAAGTAGTGTTCACTAACTACATACCGAAAACTCCATCAGGAAAGATCTTGAGAGCCGCATTGCGCAACCATGCCGTTTTCAACTCCTTGTCTAAACTATAA